The genome window CCGCTGATCGATCTGGTGCCACCCCAGGGCGTCAAGCTGACCCCGCGCCACTATGCCTATCTGAAGATTTCCGAAGGCTGCAACCACAGTTGCAGCTTCTGCATCATCCCGTCGATGCGCGGCAAACTGGTCAGCCGACCGGTCGGTGAAGTGCTCAGCGAAGCCGAACGACTGGTCAAGGCCGGCGTCAGGGAAGTGCTGGTGATTTCCCAGGACACCAGCGCCTATGGCGTGGACGTGAAGTACAAGACCGACTTCTGGAACGGCCAGCCGGTGAAAACGCGCATGCTGGAGCTGTGCGAAGCGCTCGGCAGCATGGGCGTGTGGGTGCGCCTGCACTACGTCTACCCGTACCCGAACGTGGATGACGTAATCCCGCTGATGGCCGCCGGCAAGATCCTGCCGTACCTCGACATCCCGTTCCAGCACGCCAGCCCGAAAGTGCTCAAGGCGATGAAGCGCCCGGCCTTCGAAGACAAGACCCTGGCGCGTATCAAGCAGTGGCGCGAAGTCTGTCCGCAGCTGACCATCCGCTCGACCTTTATCGTCGGCTTCCCCGGCGAAACCGAAGAAGACTTCCAGTATCTGCTCGACTGGCTGAGCGAAGCCCAGCTGGATCGCGTTGGCTGCTTCCAGTATTCGCCGGTTGAAGGCGCACCGGCCAACCTGCTCGACCAGCACGTACCGGACGACATCAAGCAGGAACGCTGGGAGCGCTTCATGGCTCACCAGCAGGCCATTTCGGCGGCACGCCTGCAGCAGAAAATCGGTCAGGAGATCGAAGTCCTGATCGACGAAGTGGATGACGAAGGCGCAGTCGGCCGCTCCTGGGCCGATGCCCCGGAAATCGACGGCAGCGTGTTCATCGCCAGCACCGGCGTGAAGCCCGGCGACAAGCTGCGCGTGCGCGTGGTGGACGCCGACGAATACGACCTGTGGGCCGAACCGGTCTGAATCCACCCTTGTCAGGCAAGAGTGCGACTTTGCGTGCACCCTTGAAATAAATTGGACTACACTCCAGAAATTGTGTGCGCGCGACCTGTGCGGACACTTTCCGGAGCCTGTCCAGATGAAATTTTCCCGATTCCAACCCACCCTGCTGGCGGCTCTGATCGCTGCCGGCATGAGCTCGGCCGTGATGGCGACCGAAAGCGCCGAGCCAGCAACCGCCAAGGCGCCCTACTCGCCTTACGCTGATCTAGACTTCCCGACACGGCCGCTGTTTGGCGACACCCATGTGCACACCTCATTCTCCATGGACGCCGGCGCCTTTGGCGCACGTCTGGGCCCGGTAGACGCTTATCGCTTCGGCAAGGGTGAACAAGTCATTTCATCCACCGGACAGCCCGCCAAGCTCTCGCGGCCACTGGACTTCATGGTGGTGGCAGACCACTCCGACGGCTTTGGTTTTTTCCCCACGCTGATGAGCGGTGATCCCGACTTGCTGGCCACTCCGCAGGGCCGCAAATGGTATGACCTGATCAAGGGCGGCAAAGGCGGTGAGGCCGCCATCGACATCATCACCAGCTTTGGTCAGAACAAACTGCCCAAGGGCTTCCCTTTCCCTGGCACTCCGGCCTATTCCTCGGCCTGGGCGCAGGTGATCAAGGCCGCCGAAGACGCCAATGAACCGGGGCGCTTCACCGCCATCATCGGCTATGAATGGACCTCCAACGAAAAGGGCAACAACCTGCACCGCAACATCCTGTTCCGCGAAGGTGGCGACAAGGCCATCAAGGTAGAGCCCTACACCACCCTGCCGCCGACCGGCAGCGGCAACCCGGAAGACCTGTGGAAATGGATGGACATGGCCGAGAAGGAAACCGGTAGCCGGGTGCTGGCCATCGCCCACAACGGCAACCTGAGCAACGGCCGCATGTTCCCGACCACCGAAGCCTTCGGCAAAAAACTCGACAAGGAATACGTGGAAACCCGCGCCAAGCGCGAAAAAATCTACGAGGTCACGCAGATCAAGGGCGACGGCGAGACATATCCGAGCCTTTCTCCCACGGATGAGTTCGCCAACTTCGAACGACTGGACGCCGGCAACCTGGATCTCACAGTGGCTAAAAGCCAGGACATGCTGCAATACGAATATGCCCGCCAGGCTTTGCGCAACGGCCTCAAGCTGGAGCAGGAGCTGGGCACCAACCCCTACAAGTTCGGCATGATCGGCTCGACCGACTCGCACACCGCTCTGGCTACTGCAGAAGAAAACAACTTCTTCGGCAAGGCCAGCAATATGGAGCCCAATCCCAAGCGCGTGAGCAAGGACTTCTTCCGCAACTTCACCACCAAGATTTTCATCAAGGAATGGCAGCTGTCCTCCTCCGGTTATGCCGGGGTTTGGGCCAAGGAAAATACCCGTGCGGCGATCTTTGATGCGCTGGAGCGCCGTGAAACCTATGGCACCACCGGACCGCGCATGACCGTGCGTTTCTTCGGCGGCTGGGACTTCACGCCGGCCGATGCCACTGCCGAGGTACCGGCGCGGGTCGGTTATGCCAAGGGCGTGCCCATGGGCGGCGAGTTGAACAAGGCACCGGCCGGCAAGGCACCAACCTTCCTGGTCGCCGCCATGAAAGACCCGATTGGCGCCAATCTGGACCGCATCCAGATCATCAAGGGCTGGCTGGACGCCAAGGGTGAAACCCACGAGAAAATCTATGACGTGTCCTGGAGCGATGCCCAGACCCGCATACCGGGCAAGGACGGCAAGGTGCCGGCAGTCGGTAACACGGTTGACGTGGCCAACGCCAGCTGGACCAACACCATCGGCGCTTCGGACCTGATCACGCAGTGGAGCGACCCGGAGTTCGACCCCAAGCAAAGCGCGTTCTACTACGCCCGCGTACTGGAAATCCCCACCCCGCGCTGGACTGCCTACGACGCCAAGTACTACAACGAGAAGGTCGAAAAGGATGTGACCATGGTGCTGCAGGAGCGCGCCTATACCTCGCCGATCTGGTACACCCCGTGATTTTCTGAATCACATCGTGAAAGCAGAAGGGAGAAACGGGTGAAACCGTTTCTCCCTTTTTTCTGGCGCATGCATTGCGCCACCCACAAGGCCTGCTGCCGGCATTTGCACAGCGCAACACTGGCAAGGCAGACTGACGCCTTACCCGCACCCACTCCGGAGCCAGCATGTTGCCGCAAACCCTCGAAGAGCTGAACGCCATTCGTGATGAGTGCAAGGCCATGGTTACCCGTCGCGCCGGGCTGTCCGCCGGAGCTGTGGTCATCCCGATCCCGGGCATCGACATCGGTGCCGATGTCAGCCTGTTGATGGAAATGATCCCGGCGATCAATGAAAAGTTCGGCCTGAGCCCGCAGCAGATCGAACAATTGCCGCTGCAGCTGAAGAAAATCACCGTGGTGGCAATCACCAGTGTCGGCAGCGAGATGGTCGGCAAGATGGTCACCAAGCATGTATTGCTGCAGATACTGAAGAAAGTCGGCGTGCGTGTGACCAGCAAGGCCTTTGTCCGCTTCATCCCCATTCTCGGCCAGACGGTTGCCGCCACGGTCAGTTTCGGTGCGATGAAAATGGTCGGCAATGCCCATGTCGAGGATTGCTACAAGGTGGTCAAGGACACCCTGCTCGCCGTTCAGCAACTGCCTGACGGGCTGACCGATGCATAGCGTCAGCCCGGTTGGCTACCTGCGCTCGTGCTTCCGCGAAAAGTTCGCCATTCCGCGCCAGCCACAACTGGCCCCCGCCGCCCGCGGCGTAGTGGAGCTGTTGCCACCGTTCAATAACGGCGAAGCGGTGGATGGTCTGCAGCAGGTCAGCCATGTCTGGCTGCTGTTCCTGTTTCATCAGGCCCTCGAAGAGCAGCCGCGCCTCAAGGTGCGACCGCCGCGCCTGGGCGGCAATCAAAGCATCGGCGTATTCGCCAGTCGCGCCACCCATCGACCCAATGGCATCGGCCAGTCGGTAGTCCGGCTGGACAAGGTCGAGGCCGGGTGCCTGTGGCTGTCCGGTATCGATCTGCTCGACGGCACACCGATTCTCGACATCAAACCCTATGTGCCTTACGCCGACTGCGTAGAGGGTGCGCATAACCACATAGCCGCAACTGCCCCCGCGACCATTCCGGTCGACTGGCAGCCCGAAGCGCTGCAACAGGCGCAGCTGCATGCCCGGCGCCTGAACGAACCGCTGGTGGAGCTGATCGAGCAGTGCCTGGCCCAGGATCCGCGACCGGCCTACCAGCAACCCCTGCCGGAGCGCCGCTATGGTTGCCGGCTGTGGGATCTGGATGTGCGCTGGCATTACCCGCAGCCACAACATATCTGCGTGCTGGAAGTGTTGCCCGCCGCATGAACGTGCTACTTGCTGACGGTTCTGCACCTCTCCGGCCAACCCGCCGCGGACTGAAGTCCCAGCCGGGTGCTACCTGTCACTACCCTGCCAACCTGCCCTGCGCCGAAGCCTGTCCATGACCCCTGCTGCCATCCGCACCCTGCACCAGCATTTGCTCGCCGCGTTGAATCCGCCACCCGCCGAGGCGTGCCGGCTGTTTCACGGGCGCGGCAAATGCTGGCTCGGGCTGGAGCAGGTCAGCGTCGACTGGCTGGAGGGCATTGTGCTGGTAATGCTGTTCCGCCCACCGCAGGACGCCGTGCTGGCTGCGCTGCAGGACATGCTCGGATCCCTGCAACAGCCGGTGCTGCTGCAACTGCGTTACCTGCCGGACTGTCCTGCTCTCTGGCTGACGGGTGACGCGGTTGAACAGTGGCAAATCCACGAAAACGGCCTGGCTTACCGGCTGGACCTGGGCACCCGGCAAAACAGCGGCCTGTTCCTCGATATGCGCCATGGCCGGCAGTGGCTAAGGCAACGGGCCGCCGGCAAATCCGTGCTCAATCTGTTTGCCTATACCTGCGCTTTCTCGGTGGCAGCCATCGCCGGTGGCGCCCGCCAGGTGGTGAATCTGGACATGTCCAGAGCCGCGCTGACCCGCGGCCGCGAGAACCACCGGCTGAACCGGCACGACCTCAGCCACGTGCGCTTTCTCGGCCACGATCTGTTCAAGTCCTGGGGCAAGCTGGCTCGCCTGGGACCCTATGACCTGATCATCATTGACCCGCCGAGCTTTCAGCACGGCAGTTTCATGCTCAGCCGCGACTACCGGAAAATCTTCCAGCGCCTGCCCGTCCTGCTCAGCGCGCAGGGTCAGGTACTGGCCTGCTGCAACGACCCGGACACCAGTCCGGACTTCCTGCTGGCCGAGGCAGCCCTTGCCGCACCCGGCCTGCAGTTTGTGCAACGGCTGGAAAATCCGCCGGAGTTTGCCGAGAGCGATCCGGACGCTGGCCTGAAGGTTCTGCTGTTTACTTACCAGCAGACGCCGCCCCCCTGAACAGGCCAATCCTTTCACCCCCAGGATGCAGGTTGGGCATCAGCCCACCCTGCAGCCAGCCAGGGTCATCCGGAAAGGGTCTGCCCGCGCCTGCTCAGTAGGTATCGAAGCCGCGGCGGTAAACCACCTCGGTGCATTCCGTCCAGCGCGCATTCAGTTTGCTGACCGGTTCCTCACCCTTGACCACGGCGGCGCGCCAGGTATCCCAGGCCTTGCCGAAAGTCTCGGCATTCGGCGTGCGGCCCACCCAGGCATAGCCGTCGGGCATGTCACTGAATACCGGCACCACCACTTCAGCGGTCAGGTTGTAGGGTTTGCCCCATTCATTCATCTGCTGGTTCAGTGCAATAAAATCTTTCAGGGTGCAGGCCGGCTTCAGCTTGAATGCCAGCACATCCAGATAGGCCGCCTGCACCAGGCTTGCGCAGAGACCAAGGCTCAGGCCGAGCAGTAGTTGTTTTTTCATGTGCGTGTCCTCGTTTATGCAAACGGGCGCCGGGCTCAACAACTTGTAACTGAGGAGGGCGTTGCAACCGTCTCTCCGGGGAGTCACACCACTTTGCAGGTGTCGCAAATCTGAGGTTAGTAGCCTGACAGACGGTCCCTAGACCTTTTCCTGATAACCCGGCCTGCGCAAAAATCGATCACTGATAACCAAACCGGCACAGCCGATCAAGCGGATACACCCAGCCGTCTGCCAGCAAAGCAAAAACCCCGCATACCGGCAGCGGGTACACGGGGTTTGCGGGTTGCCTGATCCGGACGCTTGCCGGATCACTTCTCGACGAAAGCGCGCTCGATCAGATAGTCACCCGGCTCGCCCATGCGCGGCGAAATCTTCAGACCGAAACTGTCCAGCACCGCACTGGTTTCATCGAGCATGCTCGGGCTGCCGCAAATCATGGCACGGTCATCCTGCGCGTTCATCGGCGGCAGGCCGATATCGCGGAACAGCTTGCCGCTGCGCATCAGATCGGTCAGGCGTCCCTGATTCTGGTACTCCTCACGGGTCACTGTGGGGTAATAGATCAGCTTCTGCCGCAGCGCTTCACCAAAGTATTCGTTGAGCGGCAGGTGCTCGGTGATGA of Pseudomonas pohangensis contains these proteins:
- the rimO gene encoding 30S ribosomal protein S12 methylthiotransferase RimO, which produces MSTSEATGTRRVGFVSLGCPKALVDSERILTQLRMEGYEVVSSYENADVVVVNTCGFIDSAKAESLEVIGEALAENGKVIVTGCMGVEESAIRNVHPSVLAVTGPQQYEQVVNAVHDVVPPNKEHNPLIDLVPPQGVKLTPRHYAYLKISEGCNHSCSFCIIPSMRGKLVSRPVGEVLSEAERLVKAGVREVLVISQDTSAYGVDVKYKTDFWNGQPVKTRMLELCEALGSMGVWVRLHYVYPYPNVDDVIPLMAAGKILPYLDIPFQHASPKVLKAMKRPAFEDKTLARIKQWREVCPQLTIRSTFIVGFPGETEEDFQYLLDWLSEAQLDRVGCFQYSPVEGAPANLLDQHVPDDIKQERWERFMAHQQAISAARLQQKIGQEIEVLIDEVDDEGAVGRSWADAPEIDGSVFIASTGVKPGDKLRVRVVDADEYDLWAEPV
- a CDS encoding DUF3604 domain-containing protein; the protein is MKFSRFQPTLLAALIAAGMSSAVMATESAEPATAKAPYSPYADLDFPTRPLFGDTHVHTSFSMDAGAFGARLGPVDAYRFGKGEQVISSTGQPAKLSRPLDFMVVADHSDGFGFFPTLMSGDPDLLATPQGRKWYDLIKGGKGGEAAIDIITSFGQNKLPKGFPFPGTPAYSSAWAQVIKAAEDANEPGRFTAIIGYEWTSNEKGNNLHRNILFREGGDKAIKVEPYTTLPPTGSGNPEDLWKWMDMAEKETGSRVLAIAHNGNLSNGRMFPTTEAFGKKLDKEYVETRAKREKIYEVTQIKGDGETYPSLSPTDEFANFERLDAGNLDLTVAKSQDMLQYEYARQALRNGLKLEQELGTNPYKFGMIGSTDSHTALATAEENNFFGKASNMEPNPKRVSKDFFRNFTTKIFIKEWQLSSSGYAGVWAKENTRAAIFDALERRETYGTTGPRMTVRFFGGWDFTPADATAEVPARVGYAKGVPMGGELNKAPAGKAPTFLVAAMKDPIGANLDRIQIIKGWLDAKGETHEKIYDVSWSDAQTRIPGKDGKVPAVGNTVDVANASWTNTIGASDLITQWSDPEFDPKQSAFYYARVLEIPTPRWTAYDAKYYNEKVEKDVTMVLQERAYTSPIWYTP
- the tsaA gene encoding tRNA (N6-threonylcarbamoyladenosine(37)-N6)-methyltransferase TrmO, with the translated sequence MHSVSPVGYLRSCFREKFAIPRQPQLAPAARGVVELLPPFNNGEAVDGLQQVSHVWLLFLFHQALEEQPRLKVRPPRLGGNQSIGVFASRATHRPNGIGQSVVRLDKVEAGCLWLSGIDLLDGTPILDIKPYVPYADCVEGAHNHIAATAPATIPVDWQPEALQQAQLHARRLNEPLVELIEQCLAQDPRPAYQQPLPERRYGCRLWDLDVRWHYPQPQHICVLEVLPAA
- a CDS encoding class I SAM-dependent methyltransferase yields the protein MTPAAIRTLHQHLLAALNPPPAEACRLFHGRGKCWLGLEQVSVDWLEGIVLVMLFRPPQDAVLAALQDMLGSLQQPVLLQLRYLPDCPALWLTGDAVEQWQIHENGLAYRLDLGTRQNSGLFLDMRHGRQWLRQRAAGKSVLNLFAYTCAFSVAAIAGGARQVVNLDMSRAALTRGRENHRLNRHDLSHVRFLGHDLFKSWGKLARLGPYDLIIIDPPSFQHGSFMLSRDYRKIFQRLPVLLSAQGQVLACCNDPDTSPDFLLAEAALAAPGLQFVQRLENPPEFAESDPDAGLKVLLFTYQQTPPP